Within Paenibacillus albicereus, the genomic segment CCGCTCGCCGCAGCCGCCTCGATGACGATCGTGCCGAGAGACAAGCCGGCTATGATGCGGTTGCGCTGCGGGAACATCCCCGGCTTGACGGGAGTCCCGATCGGAAACTCGGACAGCACGAGACCCTCTCGGCAAAGCCGACGGTACAGCGCTCGGTTGTCCGGAGGATAGGCGGTGTCGACCGGCGTGCCGAGCACGGCGATCGTCGCTCCTCCCGCATCGAGCGCGGCTTCATGGGACAAGCCGTCGATGCCGCGCGCCATGCCGCTGACGATGGCGAAGCCGGCGGCGGCAAGCTCCCTGCTCAGCTTGGCCGCAGCCTGCCTCCCGTAAGCGGTCGGTCCACGCGTGCCTACGACGGCCAGACATGGACGCTCCAGCAGCTCCATTCGGCCGACGGCATACAGCACCCAAGGCGGCTGCGGGATGCGCTGAAGAAGCGGTGGATACTCCGCATCCAAGATCGTCATCCTGCGACCAAGAAGCCCTTGCAAAGCCCCTTCCCCAATCGGCACATGCCGCTCTCTCCAGCGGCGAGCCGCTTCTGCGGCCGGCGCTTGCCGGATGCCCAGCCTGGCCAGCTGGGCGGTCGCCAGCTCCGGCTCCCGCCACAGCTCCGCTTGCATCGCGCGATAGAGCGACTGCCATCCGATGCCAGGCGTTTCATGCATCGAGATCACGAATTCACGCATGCGTTCAAGCTCCGCATCCGTCCATTGCTGTTCCAGCCATTCGTCCATCATCGGCTACCGTCCCTTTCTTCTATTATAAAGGACGGCACCTGCGCCAATCCCTATTGTGCGGCACAAGAATGCAGATTGCAAGCGCGCAGGCGCCGTCAGCGCCGCCAGAGCTCGCCAGGCGGCAACAAAAAAGCAGCCTTCTTCCCCGATATGGAGAAGAAGGCTGCCTGCCTTCCGTTCAAGCGATTCGATTAGTGAGTCTTGCACTTTTCGAGCAGGCCCTTCTCTTCCAGCACGCTCACGAGCGTGGAGCCCATGTCAGACGGAGTCGGAGCAACCTTGATTCCGCAAGCTTCAAGCGTGGAGATTTTCTCCTTCGCCGTGCCTTTGCCTCCGGAGATGATCGCGCCGGCGTGGCCCATGCGCTTCCCTGGAGGAGCCGTAGCGCCGCCGATGAAGCCGACGACCGGCTTCTTCATGTTCGCCTTGACCCACTCGGCGGCTTCTTCTTCCGCCGTGCCGCCGATCTCGCCGATCATGATGACCGCGTACGTGTCCGGATCCTCATTGAACAGGTTCAGGATATCGATGAACTCGGAGCCTTTGACCGGGTCGCCGCCGATGCCGACTGCGGTCGACTGGCCGATGCCGCGGGTCGTCAGCTGATGGACCGCCTCGTAGGTAAGCGTTCCGGAGCGGGATACGACGCCGACATGGCCTTTCCGATGGATATAGCCCGGCATGATGCCGATCTTGATTTCGTCCGGCGTGATGACGCCGGGGCAGTTCGGTCCGATCAGGCGGGTCTTCTTGCCTTCCATGTAGCGCTTCACGCGCACCATGTCGAGCACCGGAATGCCTTCCGTGATGCAGATGACCAGGTCCAGCTCGGCTTCCACCGCTTCCAGGATGGAGTCGGCCGCGAACGCCGGCGGCACGTAGATGACGGACACGGTCGCGCCGGTCTCGTCGATCGCTTCGCGTACGGAGTTGAATACTGGCAGCGATTTCGTCTCGCCGTTCTCCAGCTCGATGTCCACCGTCGTGCCGCCTTTGCCAGGCGTTACGCCGCCGACCATCTGGGTTCCGTATTCAAGGGCGCCCTTCGTATGGAACAGGCCGGTCTGGCCGGTAATGCCCTGGGTGATCACTTTGGTATCCTTGTTGATCAAAATGCTCATCGCACATTCACATCCCCTAACAGAATTCGTCTCTGCAGCCCCGAGGGCGTTATTTTACGAGCGCAACGATTTTTTGGGCGCCGTCGGACATGCTGTCCGCCGCGACCAGGTTCAAGCCCGATTCGTTCAGGATCTTCTTGCCGAGCTCAACGTTCGTGCCTTCGAGGCGCACGACGAGCGGACGCTCGAGTCCGAGCTCACGGGCCGCCGCGACAACGCCTTCTGCGATGACGTCACAGCGCATGATGCCGCCGAAGATGTTGACGAAGATGCCTTTGACGTTGGCGTCCGAGAGCAGGATCTTGAAGGCTTCCGTAACCTTCTCCTTCGTCGCGCCGCCCCCTACGTCGAGGAAGTTGGCCGGGTCGCCGCCATAGTGCTTGATGATGTCCATCGTCGCCATCGCAAGGCCTGCGCCGTTGACCATGCAGCCGATGTTTCCGTCAAGCGCGATGTAGCTGAGGTCATACTTGGACGCTTCGATTTCCTTGGCGTCCTCTTCCTCGAGGTCGCGCAGCGCCAGGATGTCCTTGTGGCGGAACAGGGCGTTGGAGTCGAAGTTCAGCTTGGCGTCGAGCGCCATGACGTTGCCGTCGCCGGTGACGACGAGCGGGTTGATCTCGGCGATCGAGCAGTCCTTGTCCACGAACGCCGTATAAAGGGCCGTCATGAACTGAACCGCCTTGCGGACGAGCTCTTTTGGAATATTGATAGCGTATGCAAGACGTTGGGCTTGGAATGGCAGCAGGCCGACGGCCGGATCGATGACTTCCTTGATGATCTTCTCCGGGGAATGCTCGGCGACTTCCTCGATTTCCGTGCCGCCTTCCTCCGATGCCATCATGACGACGCGGCCCGTAGCGCGATCGACGACGACGCCGACATAATATTCCTTCTTGATGTCGCAGCCTTGCTCGATCAGCAGGCGCTTGACTTCCTTGCCTTCCGGACCCGTCTGATGCGTGACGAGCGTCTTGCCCAGGATCTCGGATGCATAGGCGCGCACCTCGTCGAGGTTTTTCGCCACCTTGACGCCGCCGGCCTTGCCGCGGCCGCCCGCATGGATCT encodes:
- the dprA gene encoding DNA-processing protein DprA — its product is MMDEWLEQQWTDAELERMREFVISMHETPGIGWQSLYRAMQAELWREPELATAQLARLGIRQAPAAEAARRWRERHVPIGEGALQGLLGRRMTILDAEYPPLLQRIPQPPWVLYAVGRMELLERPCLAVVGTRGPTAYGRQAAAKLSRELAAAGFAIVSGMARGIDGLSHEAALDAGGATIAVLGTPVDTAYPPDNRALYRRLCREGLVLSEFPIGTPVKPGMFPQRNRIIAGLSLGTIVIEAAAASGSLITADQALDMNREVFAVPGPIHSPKSIGCNALIRDGRAKLADSSETIARDFSHLQPAKPQASALPEEPQLSADEQFIYMLLRDEPRSADELFEASGLAFGLLQTVLINLCLKRKIELHHGSIYMAL
- the sucD gene encoding succinate--CoA ligase subunit alpha yields the protein MSILINKDTKVITQGITGQTGLFHTKGALEYGTQMVGGVTPGKGGTTVDIELENGETKSLPVFNSVREAIDETGATVSVIYVPPAFAADSILEAVEAELDLVICITEGIPVLDMVRVKRYMEGKKTRLIGPNCPGVITPDEIKIGIMPGYIHRKGHVGVVSRSGTLTYEAVHQLTTRGIGQSTAVGIGGDPVKGSEFIDILNLFNEDPDTYAVIMIGEIGGTAEEEAAEWVKANMKKPVVGFIGGATAPPGKRMGHAGAIISGGKGTAKEKISTLEACGIKVAPTPSDMGSTLVSVLEEKGLLEKCKTH
- the sucC gene encoding ADP-forming succinate--CoA ligase subunit beta, whose amino-acid sequence is MNIHEYQGKEVLKQYGVAVPEGKVAFTVDEAVEAAKELGTSVVVVKAQIHAGGRGKAGGVKVAKNLDEVRAYASEILGKTLVTHQTGPEGKEVKRLLIEQGCDIKKEYYVGVVVDRATGRVVMMASEEGGTEIEEVAEHSPEKIIKEVIDPAVGLLPFQAQRLAYAINIPKELVRKAVQFMTALYTAFVDKDCSIAEINPLVVTGDGNVMALDAKLNFDSNALFRHKDILALRDLEEEDAKEIEASKYDLSYIALDGNIGCMVNGAGLAMATMDIIKHYGGDPANFLDVGGGATKEKVTEAFKILLSDANVKGIFVNIFGGIMRCDVIAEGVVAAARELGLERPLVVRLEGTNVELGKKILNESGLNLVAADSMSDGAQKIVALVK